A region of Deltaproteobacteria bacterium DNA encodes the following proteins:
- a CDS encoding peptide ABC transporter substrate-binding protein, which translates to LLASKGYNEKNKFTFDLWYTPSHYGDTEVDLAAVLQKQFEATGVMKVNVKSAEWATYRDQWHNKQMQSYLLGWYPDYIDPDNYTAAFAGTAGSAGMGIYFSDPKWDKILTEGQTVPDKKKRTEIYKKIQEMWTVDVPTCPIIQGNLYVFTQKNVHGVKLSPTLRFNYDPWYKD; encoded by the coding sequence ACTGCTCGCTTCCAAGGGCTACAACGAGAAGAACAAGTTCACCTTCGACCTGTGGTACACCCCGAGTCATTATGGGGATACCGAGGTGGACCTGGCTGCGGTCCTTCAGAAGCAATTTGAGGCCACCGGCGTGATGAAGGTTAACGTGAAGTCCGCGGAATGGGCAACTTACAGGGATCAGTGGCACAACAAGCAGATGCAGTCCTATCTGCTGGGATGGTATCCGGACTATATCGACCCGGATAACTACACGGCAGCATTCGCCGGAACCGCCGGTTCCGCCGGGATGGGGATCTATTTTTCCGATCCCAAGTGGGACAAGATCCTTACCGAAGGCCAGACCGTGCCAGACAAGAAGAAAAGGACCGAGATCTACAAGAAAATTCAAGAAATGTGGACCGTGGATGTCCCAACATGCCCAATCATCCAGGGGAACCTTTATGTGTTCACCCAAAAGAATGTGCATGGAGTCAAGCTTTCACCTACACTAAGGTTCAATTACGATCCCTGGTACAAAGATTAG